From a single Vitis vinifera cultivar Pinot Noir 40024 chromosome 18, ASM3070453v1 genomic region:
- the LOC100252341 gene encoding 26S proteasome regulatory subunit S10B homolog B: protein MSDGEDAVRRRSVLADYRKKLLHHKELDSRVRSVRESLRGAKKEFNKTEDDLKSLQSVGQIIGEVLRPLDNERLIVKASSGPRYVVGCRSKVDKEKLTSGTRVVLDMTTLTIMRALPREVDPVVYNMLHEDPGNVSYSAVGGLSDQIRELRESIELPLMNPELFLRVGIKPPKGVLLYGPPGTGKTLLARAIASNIDANFLKVVSSAIIDKYIGESARLIREMFGYARDHQPCIIFMDEIDAIGGRRFSEGTSADREIQRTLMELLNQLDGFDQLGKVKMIMATNRPDVLDPALLRPGRLDRKIEIPLPNEQSRMEILKIHAAGIAKHGEIDYEAVVKLAEGFNGADLRNVCTEAGMSAIRAERDYVIHEDFMKAVRKLNEAKKLESSAHYNADFGKD, encoded by the exons ATGAGCGATGGAGAAGACGCAGTGCGTCGACGTAGTGTGTTGGCGGACTACCGTAAAAAGCTCCTCCACCACAAAGAACTCGATTCTAGAGTCCGATCAG TGAGGGAGAGTTTACGTGGTGCTAAGAAGGAGTTCAACAAAACGGAGGATGATTTGAAGTCTCTTCAGAGTGTTGGGCAGATCATTGGAGAAGTTCTCCGGCCTCTTGACAATGAACGCT TGATTGTAAAAGCAAGTAGTGGACCCAGGTATGTAGTTGGCTGTCGCAGTAAAGTGGATAAGGAAAAACTGACTTCTGGAACAAGAGTGGTTCTTGATATGACAACACTCACAATCATGCGAGCTCTTCCACGTGAA GTTGATCCAGTTGTTTATAACATGTTGCACGAAGATCCTGGTAATGTCAGCTACTCAGCTGTGGGTGGGTTATCAGATCAAATCCGAGAACTCAGGGAATCAATTGAGCTACCTCTAATGAATCCTGAACTCTTTCTTAGAGTTGGAATTAAACCTCCCAAG gGTGTTCTTCTTTATGGGCCTCCTGGTACTGGGAAGACATTATTAGCTAGAGCAATTGCCAGTAATATAGATGCCAACTTCTTGAAG GTTGTTTCAAGTGCAATAATTGATAAATACATTGGGGAAAGTGCAAGGTTAATACGAGAAATGTTTGGATATGCACGTGATCACCAA CCCTGCATTATTTTTATGGATGAGATTGATGCCATCGGTGGACGCCGTTTCAGTGAGGGAACAAGTGCTGACCGTGAAATACAAAGAACACTGATGGAGTTACTTAATCAGCTTGATGGATTTGACCAGCTTGGGAAG GTTAAAATGATTATGGCAACAAACCGGCCTGATGTTCTTGACCCTGCACTTCTTCGTCCTGGGCGATTAGACAGAAAGATAGAGATTCCATTGCCAAATGAGCAATCAAGAATGGAAATCCTTAAGATTCATGCGGCTGGGATTGCCAAGCATGGCGAGATTGACTATGAGGCTGTTGTAAAGCTTGCAGAG GGATTTAATGGGGCTGATCTTCGTAATGTTTGCACGGAGGCTGGAATGTCTGCAATTCGTGCAGAACGTGATTATGTCATACATGAAGATTTCATGAAG GCTGTTCGGAAACTGAATGAAGCAAAGAAACTTGAATCTAGTGCTCACTACAATGCTGATTTTGGGAAAGACTAG
- the LOC100257473 gene encoding uncharacterized protein LOC100257473 yields MAKQSTSWLTFHKRWPLLLVALLSTSTVIVLLIRAASDSCNTNSVTTTTTITTTPHYSYENTRIQVTSQVETPSNPLRFMKSKLVLLVSHELSLSGGPLLLMELAFLLRGVGAEVVWLTIQKPTDSDEVIYSLEHRMLDRGVKVFPAKGQEAIDTALKADLVVLNTAVAGKWLDSVVKENVPRILPKVLWWIHEMRGHYFKLEYVKHLPYVAGAMIDSHTTAEYWKNRTRERLGIKMPETYVVHLGNSKELMEIAENNVAKRVLREHVRESLGVRNEDLLFAVINSVSRGKGQDLFLRSFYQSLQLIKGRKLQVPSIHAVIVGSDMNAQTKFETELRNFVVENKIQDQVHFINKTLTVAPYLASIDVLVQNSQARGECFGRITIEAMAFQLPVLGTAAGGTTEIVVNGTTGLLHNVGKEGVKPLANNIVKLATNVERRLTMGKRGYERVKERFLEHHMSERIASVLKEVLKKAENHAFS; encoded by the exons ATGGCGAAACAGTCGACGTCGTGGTTGACATTTCACAAGAGATGGCCTCTCTTGCTCGTGGCATTGCTTTCAACGTCCACCGTGATAGTCTTGCTCATCAGAGCCGCATCCGATTCCTGCAACACTAATTCCGtcactactactactactattaCTACTACTCCCCATTACAGCTATGAGAACACTCGAATTCAGGTAACCTCACAAGTTGAAACCCCATCGAATCCTCTCCGATTCATGAAATCCAAGCTCGTCCTCTTGGTTTCTCATGAGCTTTCTCTTTCTG GTGGACCTCTGTTACTGATGGAGCTTGCATTTTTGTTAAGAGGTGTGGGTGCGGAAGTTGTCTGGCTTACCATCCAAAAACCCACAGATTCagatgaggtcatatacagttTGGAGCATAGGATGTTGGACCGCGGAGTCAAG GTGTTCCCTGCAAAGGGTCAAGAAGCTATAGATACGGCTCTTAAAGCTGATTTGGTTGTTTTAAATACTGCTGTGGCTGGGAAGTGGTTGGATTCTGTGGTTAAAGAAAATGTCCCTCGCATTCTTCCAAAGGTGTTGTGGTGGATTCATGAAATGCGAGGGCATTATTTTAAATTGGAGTATGTTAAGCACCTTCCCTATGTTGCTGGTGCCATGATTGATTCACACACAACAGCAGAGTACTGGAAGAACAGAACACGAGAGCGGTTAGG AATTAAGATGCCTGAAACCTATGTTGTGCACCTTGGAAATAGCAAAGAACTGATGGAAATAGCTGAAAACAATGTGGCCAAAAGGGTTCTCCGTGAACATGTACGGGAATCTCTCGGAGTGCGGAATGAAGATTTACTATTTGCCGTAATAAATA GTGTTTCACGTGGGAAAGGTCAGGATCTATTTCTGCGTTCCTTCTATCAAAGTTTGCAGCTGATCAAAGGGAGGAAACTACAGGTGCCATCAATTCATGCAGTAATAGTGGGAAGTGACATGAATGctcaaacaaaatttgaaaccgAACTTCGCAACTTTGTTGTGGAAAACAAAATTCAAGACCAAGTGCATTTCATCAACAAAACCTTGACTGTAGCTCCTTATTTAGCTTCTATTGATGTTCTTGTGCAAAATTCTCAG GCCCGGGGAGAGTGTTTTGGGAGGATAACCATTGAAGCAATGGCCTTTCAGCTGCCTGTACTG GGCACGGCAGCTGGAGGAACCACAGAGATTGTGGTAAATGGGACAACAGGTTTGTTGCATAATGTTGGGAAAGAAGGCGTGAAACCTCTTGCAAATAATATTGTGAAGCTGGCAACAAATGTTGAGAGGAGGTTGACAATGGGAAAGAGAGGGTACGAAAGGGTTAAAGAGAGGTTCTTAGAACACCACATGTCTGAGAGAATTGCTTCAGTTCTAAAGGAAGTCTTGAAGAAGGCAGAAAACCAcgcattttcttga
- the LOC100242093 gene encoding peroxidase 9, which translates to MAFFKVLSSFFMLTAFHSSTFSLAHPGVDFGWDGSFHPGGGFSGLFPGFYQCSCPQANDIVLSVLEKAIAKEPRMAASLLRLHFHDCFVQGCDASILLDDSASIVSEKGSGPNKNSIRGFEVIDEIKAKLEEACPQTVSCADILALAARGSTVLSGGPFWELPLGRRDSKTASLTGSNNNIPAPNSTLQNLITLFKRQGLDEVDLVALSGGHTIGMARCVTFKQRLYNQNGDNQPDETLEKAYYNGLKSVCPKSGGDNNISPLDFASPAKFDNTYFKLILWGRGLLTSDEVLLTGNVDKTEELVRRFAEDEALFLNQFATSMVKMGNISPLTALNGEIRTNCHRIN; encoded by the exons ATGGCTTTCTTCAAAGTTCTCTCTAGCTTTTTCATGCTGACGGCTTTCCATTCTTCCACATTCTCCCTTGCCCACCCTGGTGTTGATTTTGGCTGGGATGGTAGCTTCCATCCCGGAGGAGGGTTTTCTGGTCTCTTTCCAGGCTTCTATCAGTGCTCATGCCCTCAAGCTAACGACATTGTCCTGTCAGTCTTGGAGAAAGCCATTGCAAAAGAGCCCAGGATGGCTGCCTCTCTCCTTAGGCTTCACTTCCATGACTGTTTTGTGCAG GGCTGTGATGCATCCATCTTGTTGGACGATAGTGCAAGCATAGTCAGCGAAAAGGGGTCAGGGCCGAACAAGAACTCAATTAGAGGATTTGAAGTGATCGATGAGATCAAGGCCAAGTTGGAAGAAGCATGCCCCCAGACTGTTTCTTGTGCAGACATTCTAGCCCTTGCCGCACGTGGCTCCACTGTACTA AGCGGTGGACCATTTTGGGAGCTTCCACTGGGGAGGAGGGACTCAAAAACAGCAAGTCTTACTGGCTCAAACAACAACATTCCTGCCCCAAACTCCACACTTCAAAACCTCATAACACTCTTCAAACGCCAAGGCCTAGATGAAGTTGACCTTGTTGCCCTCTCTG GAGGGCACACGATTGGAATGGCAAGATGCGTGACCTTCAAGCAGAGGTTGTATAATCAAAATGGAGACAACCAGCCAGATGAGACCCTAGAGAAAGCCTACTACAATGGCTTGAAATCAGTGTGTCCAAAATCAGGGGGTGACAACAACATATCTCCCTTGGACTTTGCCTCACCTGCCAAATTTGATAACACCTACTTCAagctcattctctggggaagaGGCCTGCTCACTTCAGACGAAGTGCTTCTCACTGGGAATGTGGACAAGACTGAGGAGCTGGTTAGGAGATTTGCCGAGGATGAAGCCCTCTTTCTCAACCAGTTTGCCACTTCAATGGTGAAGATGGGGAACATCTCTCCGCTCACTGCTCTAAATGGTGAAATTAGGACCAACTGCCACCGCATTAACTAA